A window of Plasmodium malariae genome assembly, chromosome: 12 genomic DNA:
TTCCTACTATGTCCAGGGGAGATTCCACTCCTATCTTCTTCCCAATATCGCTCtgcaaaatgtaaaaaatgggAATGGGGTGAAGCGTACATCGCTAAAGCGTATAGCACAAGAATATTAGAGCGATAGAATGGTGGAAGCATTTTCGGGGAACAAGCAACATTGTACTTCCACAAgcgcacatatgtatacgtaaatataGATACACACAgatatacatacacgtaaatatacatatacaaaatgtaaatatatatatatatatatatgtgcggCACATTCGTGCGTTACGCGATGACAAGGATATCGTCCTGTGCGTACCACGCAAGACACGATATACGGCCATTACATCTTTGCACTATCGTGTGTAAATATTGCCGCCACTAGCCACTCATCTCCCTTACGATTGAAATGCGAGAGTAAGACAAGTTAATTATCCGAAGGGCAGTCTTGATTACATTATGATGAATTCTCTTAATGAGGAGGTAGACCCCATCGCGCATAAAGAGCTTGTTGTAGTCATGCATAACTTTGgaaaatttgtttatatcGCCATTTCTAACAGCTGTAACAACGTGTTTATACGGAATTAATTTATTGcgcataattttattactaaATAAAGATCTATCTGGTATATCCCCCATAAGTAACTCTACTataatttccatttttgtCGCTTCTAGTTTAAACCCTTTTGCACTTTGATTATTTTGAGGTGCCTTTCTAATAGCTTGAGTAAGTTTACTATGTGCTTCACTATAGTCTAATTGGATTGCTAATATTTTACCAATATAATACAAGTACCTAGCATATTGTGCATTTGAAGATAAATTTTCTGGAAATGATGTTTTACTTATAAACTTGACAGCtaaatcatataaattatgtttaatataatCCCTTAAGATTAAATTTAGAACAACTGTTTGAGTCATAATATCACGATGCAAACATGCAtttctataaataaataataattcttgtCTAACATAAGATAATTTACCACCTAACTCGTGTACccatgaataataaaaataaacttttGCATTTATATAGTCCAATGATCTcctatttaatttatttattctattaaCTATTACTCTTGATAATACCATTGCTTcttcataatatttcttgtctaataaatatagtagtatcattatataaaaaaatacttctATTTCTggtaaagaatatatatatgttttttcatttatatttccaAATTCATTTAATACATTAGGAATTTCTTTAAactcatttatatatttatctaatatagtatatataggataattttctttaaaaattttctttattaaatttatcattataGGCATCAAAATCTCACtctcattttttatacttaatCTCATactctttatatattttaacatccGCAGGATATATCTATTATCCTTAAATACTATAGCATTGTTGATGTAATTAATACTTGTTAATAGATTATTTACAAACACATTGCTCCCTTCATCCTTTTCTATTTCCTTTATCTCTACATCTTTTTCTGCGTACTCTACCTTCTTCACCTTCTCCTTCATCTCTTTCTTCCACTTCGGTCTAAGCTTCGGAAcgaaaaggagaaaaaatgaacagaaatgaataaaagtgtatctatatatgtacgtatatattatatgtatatgtgcgtatatatatatatatatgtatatgcatatgcatatgcCTCTTCCCTAATGCTACCTCTCTTATTCGCTCGTGCAAATGTGTATTATTACGCGTACGGGCTATtgcacataatatatatatgtacttacaTCCGAACATACATcaatacatacaaacatgtACATAACAGCTACACAGTGTGTGTTTCTCTCGTACTACCTAttatagcaaaataaaagtatcagtgaaaaaagaattttccCCCTTAAACTTTTAAGAGTGActtactttaatttttaatgctcctagttattataattattttaatgctccttgttattataattattttaacgCTCCtagttattataattattttaattcttcaaGTCCTTATAATTCTTCAGATCCTTCTAATTATGAAGAattaacatttaaaattaagaatatgggtttataaaaatataatggtacctctttttttttttttttttttcttggtATAATCTTGCTTcgtttttacaaaaattatttgaaagTGTACGATCGAGTCATGACCAGGCAAACATGATAAAAACtatcttttttgttattaaaaaaaaaaaaaaaaaaaaaaaattaatgtatcgtaaaaagtataatatagCGTGGTATAACGTAACGTATATTACTAATTACAGATTGAAGTTGCTTACTCGGAGATGTATGATGAAGCACCTACtgatttttttcctttattttagTTTATGTGCTTTTTCAAGCATAATGGGGCATGCATATCTATGCATatgaatacatacatacatacatgcatacatacatacatacatacatacatacatacatacatacatacatacgtacatacgtacatacatacatacgtacatgcgTACATGCCTATGGCATTCCTTCTTTAGTAGTAATATGCTCTCGAAAGaaaggaataaaaacaaaactcCGTTTACTTAAACAGGCgctatgtaatatttttcatgcCAAGCACAcgtgaaataaaaaaaaaaaaaaaaaagaaattgtgtaataagtaaaacataaattagcgtacaaagaaaaaaaaaaaatacattgcTATATGGATGGGAAAACATATACAATTTTatccatatttttcatacttTAAGACTTAataagatttaaaaaaaaaaataaaaatataaactagTCACTTTTTGTTAgcctaaatatttattatacttttattttttcctttttcttcttgTAAGTAAAAAAGCATAATCCATGGTGTTACATTCTACTACTATGTAAAGACCATTCCATTTTATTCCGTTTCATATGacacacatataaatattagtaAAGTTTACAAAATGgtaagatttaaaaaaaaatacagaaaaaatgaattcgtttcatattttaaaaaaaataaagtctaaaaaaattttgctcTCCATCATATACTCTAACATGGAGAAGCAAATTGACAAGCCAGGCTAAGATTAAATGAGGaacaaaaattgaaaatgtaaaaaagggaaaaaaaaaaaaaaaaaagataaaagtaTAACTATGAGAAGTAAAACCAAAATGAAAAGTTAAAACAACTGAAATGGTAAgatgtatgtattatgtatgtagaCAAGTAGGTAAGTGAATAAATGCGAATTcgaacaaaaacaaaatgaaacattagaaattttttttttaaaaaaagcaaaagaaaaaactgaaaaagaggaaaaaacagggaaaaaagaaaaagcataaaaataaacaaaataataccGATATGAGAAAAACCATTTTAATTACAATTatcaatttattaataagtaaatgttaaaataataaataaaaaatataacacatTTTGATACTTAAAATTTGGAACATGTCAAATGGTGGTGCATATGCACAAACATCCATCCATccgtacatacataagtacAAAAAACCcatacataagtacatacacctatacgtataaatatacatatgtacatacgcgCATATTGGTATATGCCCTAAAACTAGGTCAAGGTTTCCAACGGAAGGAGGTTTATATTTTCGTCGAGGTCCTCTTTGTTAAAGTCTTGTTCCTGGTtgaaagaaaacaaaaaataaaataaaaaaaggaaacagAAATGGAAATAGAAATGGAAATaggaacaaaaatataagcaaaaatataaactcttattctttttaaaaataggcATGTACAATTTAAAGCCAAATAGtacatattttatcttttagtTCTTATATCTCTTTcttatttctttctttttctttttctcttttttttttttttttttttttcatttctcttcatttattttttttccatacaTCTATGTTGTCCAAATAGCTTATCttcttgaaaaaaatgcGATAAACAAACGCGAATGTGTAcattactaaaaataaaaatatacaacaacaacaaaaaaaaaaaaaatatatattatgagtTATATGTTATGTAATATAAGCTTTATTCGTGCAAAATCAgcaaattatgaaaaatcaaaatttaattaaaatattgaaaaaatattttttaaaattttcttccgtttatttgtccttttttccatacatataaacatccAGTTAGAAAAGAAGTAACTGTTAGCAAAATAGGGAATGCCTAAAAGAGGATGcacatatttgtatgtgtatacatgtacgtatgtgcATATTAACGTTCTGCGCACTTCTTTGAAATAAGGCAAATCACCCATGACCCATTGTCCATATGCAACTGTAACTATTagctttatatatatatatatatatatatatatacatgcatacatacataccgAAGAAAATCTTATTAAAGAAGACTGATAAAACAGACATCTTACACACATTCTTATCAGTCTTTAAGGAGCATTTTATATATCCTATATTATCCTGTAAAtattagcaaaaaaaaattttgttttttatttaaagcatatcttatataagtaaattattacataagcatatacatacatatacatacttatacatatatatagtcCATTTGtgcccttttttttttttttctaattttaattttgctcACGTCTATCTTTATTTTCTGAATTCCGTAGGTAATGTAGTTCGGTGCAAtctaaaacaaaaaaatgaataaatctGTGAGTTCACAAGTGGacaaatgaatgaataaattaaaaatgggTAAAAGTTGAATAGTATCATGCCCTtgtttcttaatattttttacttactGTTAATAATGTCATTATCAGAACaagaataatatgaataattaaaaagcaAAGAACTAGAAGCGTCTAACAGAGAAAATCCgcaaaaagaaattaaaataaaatgagatTAGTgagataaaatataactcAGTATAATGCAATAGAATTTAACGTGATTGGATAAGGTAAGAGTGCTAAGGAATAGCCACCCTCTAACTTAGTTGTCTTTTACGATTTAATAATTACCTCAGGTGAAGACTTTTTTGGTTTTAATCTATACAAGGGTATAAAGAAAATGCGTATTCCTACATTTACAATTCCATATAAAGAACAACAGAAAATGTATATAGCTAAACTAGCTATGACTAAAATATCCAAGGGAAAAAactaagaaatatttaaagtaaaaaaggtAATAATTATGATGTATTTCGAAAGGGTGCATAACTAAAACACacgcatgtatatgtacctTACACAAACATATACCCACGCatactcatatatatgaatataaatatatatgcacatatacacctatatacattcatactTCTTTTCCCTTTTGCATATTCTGCACAAACCcgtgaaaaaaatataagcaacGTATCCAGTAAATTGAATATAGTATTTATTTGCTCCAGTACAAAACCACATTTATAGGCACaaatagaattaaaatactaaattaaaaacattgaaaaaagaattatgtaCAGTTATTTATATCTGTGAAAAATGTCTATATGGTTGCAAACTATCTTTCTTtaatcattttataattttttttttttttttcccttagAAATTTTAGCATACTCCTCTTTCTTACTTTGTCAGTTATAGAGGCTAACAAggatatgtatattataaaagaaaacgTTAGAAATATTAACCCAGTTATAACCCTTgaattaggaaaaaaaaaaaagaaagtaatagtaatagtagtatATCGAACTGCacgttgtatatataaacctctacatatttataaacacacatatatatatatatatatgtatgaccatgtgtatgtatatattttaacctAAACGTAAGACCTATTCCTGTAACATACGAAACCCAAGATTCGGAcgatttttctatttcttgaAGTTTATAGTTGTACTTACTTAACACTCTGTAAAGGTGGAGTATGTCCATTACACAAATGTACATAAGCACAAATAcatattcatacatatatatatgttagcCCCCACTAACTAATAACAGAAGGTATCCTTTTGTGCGTTGTAAAAAGCGCACTAAATTGTCATTACTTTTCTCActaatgtgtatatatatatatatatatatatgtatatatgtcaATAAACACTTTTCAATTTATCAAACTAAACATACATTTAAGCATACGAAAATTTTTAcctcttcattttttctattttttccatttcatATTTATCGTTACCTCTTATTTCATTGTAagtgttatatttatactacaaaaaaaaaaaaattatgagcCCTTTTAATGAGTACTTACAGAATATTATGCACGAATACTTAAAACTTACAAATAACTGTCCATGTACACgcatacacaaatatattaattacttTAATCATCATTTCTTTCTCCTTCAAATTGGTAAAACGGTTTTCTAATTCTATTCTATcatattcaatatttttttgttgtaaGAATGATAAGGGTAGACAAGCTATTCCATaactctttaaaaaaaaaaaaaaaaaaaaaaatatacaaaacaaCATAAGTTTATGACatagagaaaaatatatcctttcaattttcattattttatttattcacaGAAGTGATATTTTGTGCACTCATCCATCATccattcttcttttttttttttttttttattcttttatcttTATCATTACTGTGTATGTGGCCCAGAACGAAACACCCACCAAAACAATGCATCCCatcaaaaacaaaattgCCGACTGTCCAgctacaaaaaaataaaaataaaaaataaaacaaaaataaaataaaagataaaaaataaaataaaagataaaaaataaaataaaagataaaaaataaaataaaagataataaaataaaataaaagataataaaataaaaaataaaaaaacaaaacaaaacaaaatgaacgAATTAGAAAGCTCTTAATTATTACTGACAcgtaaattattttacaacATTTCACCAtgttttcaatatattactatttcttttctttttttttttttttttttatataattaattattctctcatttttttttaaaattctttttattcattaactGTGATTCATGTCCAACAAGTCAGAAATATATTCCATTTCTTTTCCCTTTTcctattaaataaattatgaacaaaattaaggaaaaatatgtaaaaatatatatttgaatatgCTTATTAttgagaataaaaaattttataaaggaCTAATACATATTGCTTGttgcttattatttttcatgcACTGTTTTGTATTAGTCACAGTAAccacataattatttttaaaaaaaattattttttcattcatgTAAAAGTGTAATGTTTAAAAGTTTAGCGTTTAAAGGTATGATATCCTTTTAAAGTACCATAGCGAGCTTATGACCCGGTCTATAGATTAACCCAATTATTGACAGTACAactaagaaaaatataaaatatatctacaac
This region includes:
- the RPN3 gene encoding 26S proteasome regulatory subunit RPN3, putative, coding for MKEKVKKVEYAEKDVEIKEIEKDEGSNVFVNNLLTSINYINNAIVFKDNRYILRMLKYIKSMRLSIKNESEILMPIMINLIKKIFKENYPIYTILDKYINEFKEIPNVLNEFGNINEKTYIYSLPEIEVFFYIMILLYLLDKKYYEEAMVLSRVIVNRINKLNRRSLDYINAKVYFYYSWVHELGGKLSYVRQELLFIYRNACLHRDIMTQTVVLNLILRDYIKHNLYDLAVKFISKTSFPENLSSNAQYARYLYYIGKILAIQLDYSEAHSKLTQAIRKAPQNNQSAKGFKLEATKMEIIVELLMGDIPDRSLFSNKIMRNKLIPYKHVVTAVRNGDINKFSKVMHDYNKLFMRDGVYLLIKRIHHNVIKTALRIINLSYSRISISDIGKKIGVESPLDIVGITAKAIHDGVIEATIDYDNQYVESKSNSDVYITGDPMKTFHKRIAFCLQLYSDAIKAMQYPDENEKKENEEAKERKIRQQEELAQAEEGDLGDDNDLL
- the PmUG01_12026800 gene encoding LMBR1 domain-containing protein, putative, with translation MDIIACSTFAIIILLISVSCGTFYKYFVKSDESTLLTAVAFILSLSTSFILVLFIPIDIYLVSNGNLEISNLEINQKLISKFYHFMFWVLIFEAYVVVPFSYFYLKNKNSYKNEFDDNIMPCENAIESLKKTIYFIFFLVVLSIIGLIYRPGHKLAMEKGKEMEYISDLLDMNHTGQSAILFLMGCIVLVGVSFWATYTSYGIACLPLSFLQQKNIEYDRIELENRFTNLKEKEMMIKYKYNTYNEIRGNDKYEMEKIEKMKRVLSKYNYKLQEIEKSSESWVSYVTGIGLTFRVITGLIFLTFSFIIYISLLASITDKYFNSICAYKCGFVLEQINTIFNLLDTLLIFFSRFFPLDILVIASLAIYIFCCSLYGIVNVGIRIFFIPLYRLKPKKSSPETLLVLCFLIIHIILVLIMTLLTIAPNYITYGIQKIKIDDNIGYIKCSLKTDKNVCKMSVLSVFFNKIFFGIPYFANSYFFSNWMFILMYTFAFVYRIFFKKISYLDNIDEQDFNKEDLDENINLLPLETLT